In Zingiber officinale cultivar Zhangliang chromosome 1A, Zo_v1.1, whole genome shotgun sequence, the DNA window AGCCCCTGGTCCGGCAAGATGGATGTTGTCCAGGGCGAGCTCACGGAGGAACAGAAGAAGTATGCTGAGGAATATGCTGAGAAGAAGGCCGAGAAGGAGCGTGGAGAGGGGCGCGGAGACAAGGCGGAGCATGCGGACAAGAGCACATTCCATGGGAAGGAGGAGCGAGATTACCAGGGAAGGTCATGGATCGCGCCACCCAAGGATGCAAAAGCTAAGAATGATCACTGCTACATACCGAAACGGTGGGTGCATACGTGGAGCGGCCACACAAAGGGAGTTGCGGCAATACGGTTCTTTCCCAAGCACGGTCACCTCTTGCTTTCAGCTGGTATGGATTCGAAGGTCAAGATATGGGATGTCTTTAACTCGGGTAAGTGCATGCGCACCTACATGGGCCACTCTAAAGCAGTTCGGGACATCTGTTTCTCGAATGATGGCACCAAGTTCTTGAGTGCTGGATATGACAAGCACATCAAGTATTGGGACACCGAGACAGGGAAGGTCATTTCTACATTCTCCACAGGGAAGATTCCATACGTGGTGAAACTTAATCCTGACGAAGATAAGCAGAGCATCCTTCTAGCAGGGATGAGTGACAAGAAGATTGTTCAGTGGGATATGAACTCTGGCGCGATCACACAGGAGTATGATCAACATCTTGGTGCAGTTAATACAATTACCTTTGTTGATAATAACCGGAGATTTGTTACTTCAAGTGATGATAAGTCGCTTCGTGTTTGGGAGTTTGGGATTCCTGTTGTTATCAAATATATCAGTGAGCCTCACATGCATTCCATGCCTTCAATATCTCTCCATCCTAATTCAAATTGGCTAGCTGCTCAGAGTTTGGATAATCAAATACTTATTTATAGCACAAAGGAGAGATTTCAGTTGAATAAGAAGAAGAGATTTGCAGGACACATTATAGCAGGGTATGCATGCCAAGTGAACTTTTCACCCGATGGTCGTTTTGTAATGTCTGGAGATGGAGAAGGAAAATGCTGGTTTTGGGACTGGAAGAGTTGCAAAGTCTTCAGGACTTTAAAATGTCATGAAGGGGTGTGCATTGGATGTGAATGGCATCCATTGGAGCAAAGTAAAGTTGCAACTTGTGGATGGGATGGCATGATTAAGTACTGGtgagtcttcattcttcatgctCCTATTAAACTTTCTTTTCTTGTCTTAATTgttcgaaaataatttttttgttaatcAGTTCTAAATGTGTCTATTTACATCTGTTAGAACTTTATTGCATTATATTCTCACAGACAGGGACCTAACACTGATTAAAATTTAGCCATTAATTTAAACTCCTCCAATCTCCAATCTGATTTTATTTCAATTATTTTTGGTTTTGAGTTAAAGTTAACTGGATCTGGATGTGCTCGCCTGTTTTCTTGATTATTGTTTCTATTTCCATTCATATGCTAGTTTGCTCAAGATAGACTGCAAAATAAAAAAGGGTTACTCGAGTATATCTAGAAGATTTTGAGCTTAGAAGGTATAAAGATAGATTTAATACAATTTTCTTAGACGATGTCCTTTCTTTGATATGCGTAAGACTTAATCTGTATGCTGCCTGTTGTAAACATGTGCAACTTATGTGTTTTTCTATTATGAGCATTTCTTCACCCTCGTTGTGTTTTCTGTTGTACTTTTGTTCGCATAATATTGCTTTCTCTAGAGGTTTGCCAAATTCTTTACaaatgaaaagtaaaaaaaaaaacaccaaaaGAATCTCATAGCACTAAGTTGGACGGTATTCATCAAACAtgtaggaacatattttccaAAGGCAAGAGATATACCATAATGTAATGTGAAAAAGAAATATTCTTAAGAGTATGAAAGTTATTTGATATTAGGTGTAGTGACTTTAGTCTCACGTTGGTATCTCTAGCTTAGGGATATACAATGATTTTATTATATCAATataattgttattttattaaAGCAATGCAATATTTTTCCCCCTATATTCTGCATGGGTCTCAGAGCCTCTTACTAGGGTCAGCGCTTctaaaaaattctcttaaagaGGAAACATTGATCATTGGCAATTACCTTCCCTCACGTATATAATTTTCAGCAATCTCATCTATTTCCTATTTTTAAGTCTCAGTTATGGTGCTCATCCATGCAACACCACCTCCCTTATCTGTGTTTCTGCAACACTTACAGCACGTGCTTCTACCACTTGTTGCTCTGCTTGCTTGAGACACGGACATTATGATGCCTTTTAACTTAGTAGAAACCATTATCCATCAATAATCAGTTTCACCAGCATTGGCCACATGCATGCTACCTTTTTTGTGCCCATAAGACTCCTCTCCTCTATCATGCATCCAAATCACATATGTTATTATTTTGATCCTTGATCTTGCCACAACACTTCCAATCACATATGTTTTTTTTTGGTTCTCCTAAAGATTTGCTGGACAATCTCGTCATCTCAGCAATCCATGTCTTGACCATATGGTGCATATCATATTTATTCATGTCTCTGCTTGACCTACACCACCAGATTAATCCTTGATGTTAGAGCCATCTACTTAACTTTTCAACCACCACACCTTTCCAATTTTAGATTTGATCTATGTTGAGGTAGATGAGCATTCTTCTACTATAGATCTTCAATTTTCTCCTACCTttggtccttttcttcttctgcctTTTCTCTTCAATCTTCCTTTGTTTTTGTGTTGTACTTTTGTCACTTGAGCCAATGAAGACCTAAACAGATTAGTTTCTGAGAATTCTCTTCATTGTTGTTTTCCTTGCCTTTTCTCTTTATCCTCTCTCTTTGTCAAAGTGATTATTTGAAGTCAAAGATATTGGCTGTGTGTTGATCATTGTTTGAAGGTATCATTCCTTGCATGCTTCATCATCAGACTTCACTTTCCAGAGCTTTGCTTAATTGTGATTTCATTTTTCTGGTCATGTGTTATGTTTCTTTTGTGAAAACTTTTC includes these proteins:
- the LOC122029792 gene encoding pre-mRNA-processing factor 17-like isoform X1, translated to MDLLRDYKDDDGDGDGNDEVEEEPLGEETLGESMGASDPPALVPEEAEASSSPDSSPRRLPAKSSAPRVDDTTLALAAAESSRSLHRPLDPGQHAVGFNPTYDQLWTPIYGPAHPFAKDGVAQGMRNHKLGFVEDASIQPFLFDEQYNTFHKYGYATDPSGLSFVGDIETLTKNQALSVYNMPQQEQKRRRLQMKTSGGAEEAESGAADPEVQNPATNEWLLKNKISPWSGKMDVVQGELTEEQKKYAEEYAEKKAEKERGEGRGDKAEHADKSTFHGKEERDYQGRSWIAPPKDAKAKNDHCYIPKRWVHTWSGHTKGVAAIRFFPKHGHLLLSAGMDSKVKIWDVFNSGKCMRTYMGHSKAVRDICFSNDGTKFLSAGYDKHIKYWDTETGKVISTFSTGKIPYVVKLNPDEDKQSILLAGMSDKKIVQWDMNSGAITQEYDQHLGAVNTITFVDNNRRFVTSSDDKSLRVWEFGIPVVIKYISEPHMHSMPSISLHPNSNWLAAQSLDNQILIYSTKERFQLNKKKRFAGHIIAGYACQVNFSPDGRFVMSGDGEGKCWFWDWKSCKVFRTLKCHEGVCIGCEWHPLEQSKVATCGWDGMIKYWD
- the LOC122029792 gene encoding pre-mRNA-processing factor 17-like isoform X2; translated protein: MDLLRDYKDDDGDGDGNDEVEEEPLGEETLGESMGASDPPALVPEEAEASSSPDSSPRRLPAKSSAPRVDDTTLALAAAESSRSLHRPLDPGQHAVGFNPTYDQLWTPIYGPAHPFAKDGVAQGMRNHKLGFVEDASIQPFLFDEQYNTFHKYGYATDPSGLSFVGDIETLTKNQALSVYNMPQQEQKRRRLQMKTSGGAEEAESGAADPEVQNPATNEWLLKNKISPWSGKMDVVQGELTEEQKKYAEEYAEKKAEKERGEGRGDKAEHADKSTFHGKEERDYQGRSWIAPPKDAKAKNDHCYIPKRWVHTWSGHTKGVAAIRFFPKHGHLLLSAGMDSKVKIWDVFNSGKCMRTYMGHSKAVRDICFSNDGTKFLSAGYDKHIKYWDTETGKVISTFSTGKIPYVVKLNPDEDKQSILLAGMSDKKIVQWDMNSGAITQEYDQHLGAVNTITFVDNNRRFVTSSDDKSLRVWEFGIPVVIKYISEPHMHSMPSISLHPNSNWLAAQSLDNQILIYSTKERFQLNKKKRFAGHIIAGYACQVNFSPDGRFVMSGDGEGKCWFWDWKSCKVFRTLKCHEGVCIGCEWHPLEQSKVATCGWDGMIKYW